A window of Gasterosteus aculeatus chromosome 9, fGasAcu3.hap1.1, whole genome shotgun sequence contains these coding sequences:
- the LOC120825782 gene encoding uncharacterized protein LOC120825782 isoform X6 → MPERVEAKREGARSLETGAHGAVFSNKNSKFALSWDFGDGGQQALDGLTFWIGPVFGSSVCPLWIFEGGASGSHSGPEMQKLSEKKRAQRAHHLAVHTDRHLHLAPTLRLEPSATFPLANNTRGNHFLFGPVAGAAAVTAFRLAQIETCVQIALQQLATLATITIGNHCHNDNGFALALPPHLALLSLLNRPQVSSVGFNVSTNRKTYRNKSLSAAMYHQHSQQQGPPPFSSGPRPPHHQQPPNPHQNRPPSNMLSPVMGFQFPRPTQLPDELESALAIRGARDVDHRHIDHMNQPNQHQNQGSASGISQHGSYGSNPMTLSSDNQSGQQQGVDWSSYQPPTKLFASPPPSAGHQSQRQQGPQQQPQSSHAGTSIPSWAATVSDSPSPQARHPNAGGSGGSGDGPALYTPESAGSILASFGLSNEDLEVLSHYPDDQLTPDTLPFILRDIQINKTGNQKTVASTSSSSFPRSVRDMPLPPSRSSPLKRSRSPEVPSLLTVTQTAGKVIDYGHASRAKAETGTRETFKRERLSNDRTVKMYPSFSSSAPKLEKTERRQVRLEHNESSKHGDRDYRRTGSDHRKSSRSPGREFARSSKSRNLDRDYRRDAPKPRPPSEAKSEASSRRSLSSSSGSRPRVSSKKLPTPTMISDFSAVSPKVYPHTCSLCHSQCDQEKDWVDHVNTVNHTAACRDLRNNRSGRYGSRALWDPMAHSPSHSVSRSLSGSRTPSPPPSKHRVAPRPHRANKGPFSPHNQARLQYYKEHPPQRGVKRPHEDFNKFSPGAGQHPPSSKAGYSSKHGPLQTPAKTGKSGTKPGTKPTKTSAKVPPAKRKKKTVPPASQDPFDANRLVYLTGIPKDASEQDVTDLVGSFGKINNVILMACSEEERHNGEGQKASVCMVKADCALTLANSTNLSIRGQQISASIAKKTKAGPSLDTTNSKPAPVQDNADPEGESGIKTRNCESATPADKIVGEADQKTSDESMVLITGLPESGWTESDILQLVQTFGTPSDVITATQIGKVLVSVPDMEVAQEMVKVHTSKPARIQDRELKMTHLRPRVGLNTPVALYNLLMGSLDPLESSVAVGWSSLLVISNVPSTPSGPAEVQKLVRRFGTVIKTLELNNMVICEMATAAMALSVYKRFQKFPCIIHNNPLFFSRKPDPKVNTQTKVVPASLDSAEDITATGTGSQAADKDKDTTHTESSDSPSEGIKKEGDSKDAKLQSTDKTVGEDEALKENRSQDEDMKKDPLTVAASDSLAAPQTEADLETHLRERSDVETVLETVEENKGVDNETHADEETKTKTSSSDGEAASQEAAMPEHPEVTQEMVNALLVECRTRTVGPAAPSNGGHGVAHMETERSNKAAEETKEQAKSHTEDHLKKKDRELKEKAARKEKEARDKQRREKERRDWEKKERTRREREQNEKARRDREEERREREWRERKRAYSEGLSGSRPSSWSEGHKQSSWSDGQCNNTEAETEMVDEEFDDFPFNLSDFVTVDEVGDVNDLPSSTSPSVPMETAEGGEDAPTSVQQESPGVMPTAVSTETCVSDVPAPLVTGDEPVTVSTAVTSDVFQSSDLIAAASTDAALGDASREDASQGNASQGDTSQGDASQGDASREDASQGDASQGDASRGDASQADASQADASQAGASQAGASQADASQAGASQADASQAGASQAGASQAGAPTSRTPAPTCPPKAPETTPLIEAALTAILDSTTEVEPAAPAGASSNSPAGVVTSQRESGENGLQHNQATTEDMAFDKTEEGENKRDVKTEAPSVDIGKHERSEDPDTNTEEAVQRLLTAHSLPPFNPSSPVGLEYLVPKTGFFCKVCNRFFTGAKEAERNHCKTLKHYENLQKYLKTLELADVSVKPDSA, encoded by the exons ATGCCAGAGAGGGTGGAGgcaaaaagagagggagcgaggtcACTTGAAACGGGCGCACACGGAGCAGTGTTCAGCAACAAGAATTCAAAGTTTGCACTTAGTTGGGACTTTGGAGATGGTGGGCAGCAGGCCTTGGACGGTCTCACATTCTGGATTGGTCCCGTCTTTGGCTCTTCAGTCTGTCCTTTGTGGATCTTTGAGGGTGGTGCTTCGGGCTCCCACAGTGGTCCGGAGATGCAGAAGCTCAGCGAGAAGAAGCGAGCTCAGAGGGCTCATCA CCTCGCTGTGCACACTGACAGACATTTGCACCTCGCTCCTACCCTTCGTTTGGAGCCCAGTGCAACATTCCCCCTGGCCAACAACACCAGAGGGAACCATTTCCTATTTGGACCTGTGGCTGGTGCTGCCGCAGTGACAGCTTTCCGATTGGCTCAGATTGAGACTTGTGTGCAGATTGCTCTTCAGCAGCTTGCTACACTAGCGACCATCACCATTGGCAACCACTGTCACAACGACAACGGATTTGCGTTGGCACTGCCGCCTCACCTGGCCCTCCTGAGTCTCCTCAATAGACCGCAGGTTTCATCAGTTGGGTTTAACGTgagcacaaacagaaaaacGTACAGAAACAAAAGTCTTTCTGCTGCCATGTACCACCAGCACTCCCAACAACAAGGGCCACCGCCTTTCTCTAGTGGGCCGAGACCTCCTCATCATCAGCAGCCCCCAAATCCGCATCAGAATCGTCCTCCCTCGAATATGCTGTCGCCGGTGATGGGTTTCCAGTTCCCTCGTCCTACACAGCTTCCCGATGAGCTGGAGTCTGCCCTGGCTATCCGGGGTGCTAGAGATGTGGATCACCGCCACATTGACCACATGAACCAACCGAACCAACACCAGAACCAAGGCTCTGCTTCTGGGATCAGTCAACATGGAAGTTACGGCTCTAACCCAATGACACTCTCCTCCGATAATCAGTCCGGTCAACAGCAAGGAGTAGACTGGTCCAGCTACCAACCTCCAACTAAACTATTTGCAAGTCCTCCGCCGAGTGCTGGCCATCAGTCCCAAAGACAACAGGGGCCTCAACAGCAGCCACAGAGCAGCCATGCTGGAACAAGCATCCCAAGCTGGGCAGCCACAGTAAGTGACTCGCCATCCCCGCAAGCACGGCACCCCAATGCTGGCGGAAGTGGTGGCAGTGGGGATGGTCCGGCTTTGTACACACCAGAGAGTGCAGGAAGCATCCTGGCTAGCTTTGGACTCTCAAATGAGGACTTAGAAGTGCTGAGTCACTACCCTGATGATCAGCTGACCCCAGATACTTTACCGTTCATACTTCGTGACATCCAAATCAACAAGACGGGCAACCAGAAGACTGTGGCCTCTACGTCGTCATCGTCCTTCCCACGCAGTGTTCGTGATATGCCGCTGCCTCCTTCCCGCTCTTCACCATTGAAACGTTCACGCTCACCAGAAGTGCCCAGCCTTCTTACTGTTACACAGACAGCCGGCAAAGTCATTGACTATGGTCATGCCAGTAGGGCGAAGGCAGAGACTGGTACCAGAGAAACATTCAAGAGAGAGCGGCTCTCCAATGACAGGACAGTTAAAATGTACCCGTCATTCTCGTCATCAGCTCCAAAGTTGGAGAAAACAGAAAGGCGGCAGGTTCGTCTGGAACACAATGAGTCAAGTAAGCACGGAGACCGGGACTATCGCAGGACGGGTAGCGACCATCGCAAGAGCAGTCGGTCACCTGGGAGAGAATTTGCACGGTCATCCAAATCTCGTAATCTGGACCGGGACTACAGGCGCGACGCACCCAAACCTAGGCCGCCATCTGAAGCCAAAAGCGAAGCATCCTCGAGACGGTCTCTGTCCTCTTCGTCTGGCTCAAGACCACGCGTCAGCAGCAAAAAGTTACCGACCCCCACCATGATAAGTGATTTCTCAGCTGTGTCGCCAAAGGTGTATCCCCATACCTGCTCCCTGTGCCACTCACAGTGTGATCAGGAAAAG GACTGGGTTGACCATGTTAACACCGTCAACCACACTGCTGCCTGCAGAGACCTGCGCAACAA TCGGAGCGGCCGATATGGCAGCCGGGCTCTGTGGGACCCCATGGCCCACTCTCCATCCCACTCGGTGTCTCGATCGCTCTCTGGCTCTCGCACCCCAAGTCCTCCTCCCAGCAAGCACCGAGTGGCCCCCCGTCCCCACAGGGCGAACAAGGgccctttctctcctcacaaTCAGGCCCGGCTGCAATACTACAAAG AGCATCCTCCTCAAAGGGGCGTGAAGCGTCCTCATGAGGATTTCAACAAGTTCTCGCCCGGAGCCGGCCAACATCCCCCCTCCTCTAAGGCGGGTTATAGCTCCAAACACGGACCACTACAGACCCCCGCCAAAACGGGCAAGAGTGGGACGAAGCCCGGAACCAAGCCGACCAAGACG TCTGCCAAAGTCCCACCAGCCAAGCGGAAGAAGAAAACGGTCCCTCCCGCCTCCCAGGACCCGTTTGATGCAAACCGCCTGGTGTATCTGACAGGCATCCCGAAGGATGCGTCCGAGCAGGATGTCACCGACTTGGTGGGGTCCTTCGGCAAGATCAACAATGTGATCCTCATGGCGTgctcggaggaggagagacacaaCGGGGAAGGACAAAAG GCGTCTGTTTGCATGGTGAAGGCTGATTGCGCCCTGACGTTGGCCAACTCCACAAATCTCTCCATCAGAGGCCAACAAATCAGTGCTTCAATCGCAAAG aaaacTAAAGCAGGCCCGTCTTTGGACACGACCAACAG CAAACCGGCTCCAGTGCAGGACAACGCAGACCCCGAGGGAGAATCTGGTATCAAGACGAGGAACTGTGAGTCTGCAACACCTGCCGACAAAATAG TAGGCGAGGCTGACCAGAAGACGTCTGATGAG AGCATGGTGTTGATCACAGGACTTCCGGAGAGCGGCTGGACGGAGAGCGACATCCTCCAGCTGGTCCAGACCTTCGGAACTCCCTCCGACGTCATCACTGCAACACAAATCGGAAAG GTCCTCGTGTCAGTGCCAGACATGGAGGTTGCTCAAGAGATGGTGAAAGTCCACACCTCCAAGCCGGCAAGGATTCAAGACCGTGAGCTGAAGATGACGCATCTCCGGCCGCGCGTTGGCCTCAACACGCCG GTGGCTCTCTACAACCTGCTGATGGGATCACTGGACCCGTTG GAGAGTTCTGTTGCTGTCGGCTGGAGCAGCCTGTTGGTGATCAGTAATGTTCCCAGCACGCCGTCCGGCCCTGCCGAGGTCCAGAAACTGGTGCGACGCTTTGGTACTGTCATCAAGACCCTGGAGCTCAACAATATG GTCATTTGTGAGATGGCGACTGCAGCTATGGCCTTGTCCGTGTACAAGCGCTTCCAGAAGTTCCCGTGCATCATCCACAACAACCCGCTGTTCTTCTCCCGCAAGCCTGACCCCAAAGTCAACACTCAGACCAAAGTCGTCCCGGCATCCCTGGACTCAGCTGAG GACATCACTGCGACTGGCACAGGCAGCCAAGCagcagacaaagacaaagacacaacgcACACAGAGAGTTCTGATTCTCCATCAGAGGGGATCAAAAAAGAAGGCGATAGTAAGGATGCCAAGCTGCAAAGCACCGACAAGACGGTTGGTGAAGACGAAGCCTTGAAAGAAAACAGGAGCCAAGATGAGGACATGAAAAAAGACCCGCTCACTGTTGCTGCTTCTGACTCTTTGGCTGCACCACAAACCGAAGCAGATCTGGAGACACACCTGAGGGAAAGATCAGATGTTGAAACGGTTCTGGAGACAGTCGAGGAGAACAAAGGTGTCGATAACGAGACTCATGCTGatgaagagacaaagacaaagacttcTAGTTCTGACGGCGAAGCAGCTTCCCAGGAGGCGGCCATGCCAGAGCACCCAGAG GTTACACAGGAGATGGTGAACGCACTGCTTGTGGAGTGCAGAACAAGAACCGTGGGCCCAGCAGCTCCCTCCAACGGGGGACACGGGGTGGCGCACATGGAGACAGAGCGGAGTAACAAAGCAGCCGAGGAGACCAAAGAGCAAGCCAAGAGCCACACAGAGGACCACTTGAAGAAGAAGGACCGGGAGCTAAAAGAGAAGGCGGCAcgaaaggagaaggaggccagggacaagcagaggagggaaaaggagaggagggactgggagaagaaggagaggaccAGGCGAGAGAGGGAGCAGAATGAAAAGGCCAgacgggacagagaggaggagaggagagaaagagagtggcgggagaggaagagagcctACAGTGAAGGTCTGTCAGGGTCACGGCCGTCCTCCTGGTCCGAGGGACACAAGCAGAGCTCCTGGAGTGATGGACAGTGCAACAACACTGAAGCAGAGACCGAAATG GTGGACGAGGAGTTTGATGACTTCCCATTCAACTTAAGCGACTTTGTGACAGTAGATGAAGTTGGAGATGTGAACGACCTTCCTTCCTCTACTTCCCCCTCGGTTCCCATGGAAACCGccgagggaggggaggatgcTCCTACGTCCGTCCAACAGGAATCTCCAGGG GTCATGCCCACGGCGGTTTCCACGGAAACATGCGTGTCAGATGTCCCAGCACCCCTGGTGACGGGTGATGAACCTGTGACTGTGTCGACAGCTGTGACGTCAGATGTTTTTCAGTCATCAGATTTAATTGCTGCAGCTTCCACGGACGCAGCACTGGGGGACGCTTCGCGAGAGGACGCTTCACAGGGGAACGCTTCGCAGGGGGACACTTCACAGGGGGACGCTTCACAGGGGGACGCTTCGCGAGAGGACGCTTCACAGGGGGACGCTTCACAGGGGGACGCTTCACGAGGTGACGCTTCGCAGGCGGACGCTTCGCAGGCGGACGCTTCGCAGGCGGGCGCTTCGCAGGCGGGCGCTTCGCAGGCGGACGCTTCGCAGGCGGGCGCTTCGCAGGCGGACGCTTCGCAGGCGGGCGCTTCGCAGGCGGGCGCTTCGCAGGCGGGCGCTCCAACCAGCCGAACGCCTGCGCCAACATGTCCACCAAAAGCACCGGAGACCACACCTCTGATAG
- the LOC120825782 gene encoding uncharacterized protein LOC120825782 isoform X4, whose protein sequence is MPERVEAKREGARSLETGAHGAVFSNKNSKFALSWDFGDGGQQALDGLTFWIGPVFGSSVCPLWIFEGGASGSHSGPEMQKLSEKKRAQRAHQKALWDYKKYNLSLAVHTDRHLHLAPTLRLEPSATFPLANNTRGNHFLFGPVAGAAAVTAFRLAQIETCVQIALQQLATLATITIGNHCHNDNGFALALPPHLALLSLLNRPQVSSVGFNVSTNRKTYRNKSLSAAMYHQHSQQQGPPPFSSGPRPPHHQQPPNPHQNRPPSNMLSPVMGFQFPRPTQLPDELESALAIRGARDVDHRHIDHMNQPNQHQNQGSASGISQHGSYGSNPMTLSSDNQSGQQQGVDWSSYQPPTKLFASPPPSAGHQSQRQQGPQQQPQSSHAGTSIPSWAATVSDSPSPQARHPNAGGSGGSGDGPALYTPESAGSILASFGLSNEDLEVLSHYPDDQLTPDTLPFILRDIQINKTGNQKTVASTSSSSFPRSVRDMPLPPSRSSPLKRSRSPEVPSLLTVTQTAGKVIDYGHASRAKAETGTRETFKRERLSNDRTVKMYPSFSSSAPKLEKTERRQVRLEHNESSKHGDRDYRRTGSDHRKSSRSPGREFARSSKSRNLDRDYRRDAPKPRPPSEAKSEASSRRSLSSSSGSRPRVSSKKLPTPTMISDFSAVSPKVYPHTCSLCHSQCDQEKDWVDHVNTVNHTAACRDLRNNRSGRYGSRALWDPMAHSPSHSVSRSLSGSRTPSPPPSKHRVAPRPHRANKGPFSPHNQARLQYYKEHPPQRGVKRPHEDFNKFSPGAGQHPPSSKAGYSSKHGPLQTPAKTGKSGTKPGTKPTKTSAKVPPAKRKKKTVPPASQDPFDANRLVYLTGIPKDASEQDVTDLVGSFGKINNVILMACSEEERHNGEGQKASVCMVKADCALTLANSTNLSIRGQQISASIAKKTKAGPSLDTTNSKPAPVQDNADPEGESGIKTRNCESATPADKIGEADQKTSDESMVLITGLPESGWTESDILQLVQTFGTPSDVITATQIGKVLVSVPDMEVAQEMVKVHTSKPARIQDRELKMTHLRPRVGLNTPVALYNLLMGSLDPLESSVAVGWSSLLVISNVPSTPSGPAEVQKLVRRFGTVIKTLELNNMVICEMATAAMALSVYKRFQKFPCIIHNNPLFFSRKPDPKVNTQTKVVPASLDSAEDITATGTGSQAADKDKDTTHTESSDSPSEGIKKEGDSKDAKLQSTDKTVGEDEALKENRSQDEDMKKDPLTVAASDSLAAPQTEADLETHLRERSDVETVLETVEENKGVDNETHADEETKTKTSSSDGEAASQEAAMPEHPEVTQEMVNALLVECRTRTVGPAAPSNGGHGVAHMETERSNKAAEETKEQAKSHTEDHLKKKDRELKEKAARKEKEARDKQRREKERRDWEKKERTRREREQNEKARRDREEERREREWRERKRAYSEGLSGSRPSSWSEGHKQSSWSDGQCNNTEAETEMVDEEFDDFPFNLSDFVTVDEVGDVNDLPSSTSPSVPMETAEGGEDAPTSVQQESPGVMPTAVSTETCVSDVPAPLVTGDEPVTVSTAVTSDVFQSSDLIAAASTDAALGDASREDASQGNASQGDTSQGDASQGDASREDASQGDASQGDASRGDASQADASQADASQAGASQAGASQADASQAGASQADASQAGASQAGASQAGAPTSRTPAPTCPPKAPETTPLIEAALTAILDSTTEVEPAAPAGASSNSPAGVVTSQRESGENGLQHNQATTEDMAFDKTEEGENKRDVKTEAPSVDIGKHERSEDPDTNTEEAVQRLLTAHSLPPFNPSSPVGLEYLVPKTGFFCKVCNRFFTGAKEAERNHCKTLKHYENLQKYLKTLELADVSVKPDSA, encoded by the exons ATGCCAGAGAGGGTGGAGgcaaaaagagagggagcgaggtcACTTGAAACGGGCGCACACGGAGCAGTGTTCAGCAACAAGAATTCAAAGTTTGCACTTAGTTGGGACTTTGGAGATGGTGGGCAGCAGGCCTTGGACGGTCTCACATTCTGGATTGGTCCCGTCTTTGGCTCTTCAGTCTGTCCTTTGTGGATCTTTGAGGGTGGTGCTTCGGGCTCCCACAGTGGTCCGGAGATGCAGAAGCTCAGCGAGAAGAAGCGAGCTCAGAGGGCTCATCA AAAAGCACTGTGGGACTACAAGAAATACAACTTGAG CCTCGCTGTGCACACTGACAGACATTTGCACCTCGCTCCTACCCTTCGTTTGGAGCCCAGTGCAACATTCCCCCTGGCCAACAACACCAGAGGGAACCATTTCCTATTTGGACCTGTGGCTGGTGCTGCCGCAGTGACAGCTTTCCGATTGGCTCAGATTGAGACTTGTGTGCAGATTGCTCTTCAGCAGCTTGCTACACTAGCGACCATCACCATTGGCAACCACTGTCACAACGACAACGGATTTGCGTTGGCACTGCCGCCTCACCTGGCCCTCCTGAGTCTCCTCAATAGACCGCAGGTTTCATCAGTTGGGTTTAACGTgagcacaaacagaaaaacGTACAGAAACAAAAGTCTTTCTGCTGCCATGTACCACCAGCACTCCCAACAACAAGGGCCACCGCCTTTCTCTAGTGGGCCGAGACCTCCTCATCATCAGCAGCCCCCAAATCCGCATCAGAATCGTCCTCCCTCGAATATGCTGTCGCCGGTGATGGGTTTCCAGTTCCCTCGTCCTACACAGCTTCCCGATGAGCTGGAGTCTGCCCTGGCTATCCGGGGTGCTAGAGATGTGGATCACCGCCACATTGACCACATGAACCAACCGAACCAACACCAGAACCAAGGCTCTGCTTCTGGGATCAGTCAACATGGAAGTTACGGCTCTAACCCAATGACACTCTCCTCCGATAATCAGTCCGGTCAACAGCAAGGAGTAGACTGGTCCAGCTACCAACCTCCAACTAAACTATTTGCAAGTCCTCCGCCGAGTGCTGGCCATCAGTCCCAAAGACAACAGGGGCCTCAACAGCAGCCACAGAGCAGCCATGCTGGAACAAGCATCCCAAGCTGGGCAGCCACAGTAAGTGACTCGCCATCCCCGCAAGCACGGCACCCCAATGCTGGCGGAAGTGGTGGCAGTGGGGATGGTCCGGCTTTGTACACACCAGAGAGTGCAGGAAGCATCCTGGCTAGCTTTGGACTCTCAAATGAGGACTTAGAAGTGCTGAGTCACTACCCTGATGATCAGCTGACCCCAGATACTTTACCGTTCATACTTCGTGACATCCAAATCAACAAGACGGGCAACCAGAAGACTGTGGCCTCTACGTCGTCATCGTCCTTCCCACGCAGTGTTCGTGATATGCCGCTGCCTCCTTCCCGCTCTTCACCATTGAAACGTTCACGCTCACCAGAAGTGCCCAGCCTTCTTACTGTTACACAGACAGCCGGCAAAGTCATTGACTATGGTCATGCCAGTAGGGCGAAGGCAGAGACTGGTACCAGAGAAACATTCAAGAGAGAGCGGCTCTCCAATGACAGGACAGTTAAAATGTACCCGTCATTCTCGTCATCAGCTCCAAAGTTGGAGAAAACAGAAAGGCGGCAGGTTCGTCTGGAACACAATGAGTCAAGTAAGCACGGAGACCGGGACTATCGCAGGACGGGTAGCGACCATCGCAAGAGCAGTCGGTCACCTGGGAGAGAATTTGCACGGTCATCCAAATCTCGTAATCTGGACCGGGACTACAGGCGCGACGCACCCAAACCTAGGCCGCCATCTGAAGCCAAAAGCGAAGCATCCTCGAGACGGTCTCTGTCCTCTTCGTCTGGCTCAAGACCACGCGTCAGCAGCAAAAAGTTACCGACCCCCACCATGATAAGTGATTTCTCAGCTGTGTCGCCAAAGGTGTATCCCCATACCTGCTCCCTGTGCCACTCACAGTGTGATCAGGAAAAG GACTGGGTTGACCATGTTAACACCGTCAACCACACTGCTGCCTGCAGAGACCTGCGCAACAA TCGGAGCGGCCGATATGGCAGCCGGGCTCTGTGGGACCCCATGGCCCACTCTCCATCCCACTCGGTGTCTCGATCGCTCTCTGGCTCTCGCACCCCAAGTCCTCCTCCCAGCAAGCACCGAGTGGCCCCCCGTCCCCACAGGGCGAACAAGGgccctttctctcctcacaaTCAGGCCCGGCTGCAATACTACAAAG AGCATCCTCCTCAAAGGGGCGTGAAGCGTCCTCATGAGGATTTCAACAAGTTCTCGCCCGGAGCCGGCCAACATCCCCCCTCCTCTAAGGCGGGTTATAGCTCCAAACACGGACCACTACAGACCCCCGCCAAAACGGGCAAGAGTGGGACGAAGCCCGGAACCAAGCCGACCAAGACG TCTGCCAAAGTCCCACCAGCCAAGCGGAAGAAGAAAACGGTCCCTCCCGCCTCCCAGGACCCGTTTGATGCAAACCGCCTGGTGTATCTGACAGGCATCCCGAAGGATGCGTCCGAGCAGGATGTCACCGACTTGGTGGGGTCCTTCGGCAAGATCAACAATGTGATCCTCATGGCGTgctcggaggaggagagacacaaCGGGGAAGGACAAAAG GCGTCTGTTTGCATGGTGAAGGCTGATTGCGCCCTGACGTTGGCCAACTCCACAAATCTCTCCATCAGAGGCCAACAAATCAGTGCTTCAATCGCAAAG aaaacTAAAGCAGGCCCGTCTTTGGACACGACCAACAG CAAACCGGCTCCAGTGCAGGACAACGCAGACCCCGAGGGAGAATCTGGTATCAAGACGAGGAACTGTGAGTCTGCAACACCTGCCGACAAAATAG GCGAGGCTGACCAGAAGACGTCTGATGAG AGCATGGTGTTGATCACAGGACTTCCGGAGAGCGGCTGGACGGAGAGCGACATCCTCCAGCTGGTCCAGACCTTCGGAACTCCCTCCGACGTCATCACTGCAACACAAATCGGAAAG GTCCTCGTGTCAGTGCCAGACATGGAGGTTGCTCAAGAGATGGTGAAAGTCCACACCTCCAAGCCGGCAAGGATTCAAGACCGTGAGCTGAAGATGACGCATCTCCGGCCGCGCGTTGGCCTCAACACGCCG GTGGCTCTCTACAACCTGCTGATGGGATCACTGGACCCGTTG GAGAGTTCTGTTGCTGTCGGCTGGAGCAGCCTGTTGGTGATCAGTAATGTTCCCAGCACGCCGTCCGGCCCTGCCGAGGTCCAGAAACTGGTGCGACGCTTTGGTACTGTCATCAAGACCCTGGAGCTCAACAATATG GTCATTTGTGAGATGGCGACTGCAGCTATGGCCTTGTCCGTGTACAAGCGCTTCCAGAAGTTCCCGTGCATCATCCACAACAACCCGCTGTTCTTCTCCCGCAAGCCTGACCCCAAAGTCAACACTCAGACCAAAGTCGTCCCGGCATCCCTGGACTCAGCTGAG GACATCACTGCGACTGGCACAGGCAGCCAAGCagcagacaaagacaaagacacaacgcACACAGAGAGTTCTGATTCTCCATCAGAGGGGATCAAAAAAGAAGGCGATAGTAAGGATGCCAAGCTGCAAAGCACCGACAAGACGGTTGGTGAAGACGAAGCCTTGAAAGAAAACAGGAGCCAAGATGAGGACATGAAAAAAGACCCGCTCACTGTTGCTGCTTCTGACTCTTTGGCTGCACCACAAACCGAAGCAGATCTGGAGACACACCTGAGGGAAAGATCAGATGTTGAAACGGTTCTGGAGACAGTCGAGGAGAACAAAGGTGTCGATAACGAGACTCATGCTGatgaagagacaaagacaaagacttcTAGTTCTGACGGCGAAGCAGCTTCCCAGGAGGCGGCCATGCCAGAGCACCCAGAG GTTACACAGGAGATGGTGAACGCACTGCTTGTGGAGTGCAGAACAAGAACCGTGGGCCCAGCAGCTCCCTCCAACGGGGGACACGGGGTGGCGCACATGGAGACAGAGCGGAGTAACAAAGCAGCCGAGGAGACCAAAGAGCAAGCCAAGAGCCACACAGAGGACCACTTGAAGAAGAAGGACCGGGAGCTAAAAGAGAAGGCGGCAcgaaaggagaaggaggccagggacaagcagaggagggaaaaggagaggagggactgggagaagaaggagaggaccAGGCGAGAGAGGGAGCAGAATGAAAAGGCCAgacgggacagagaggaggagaggagagaaagagagtggcgggagaggaagagagcctACAGTGAAGGTCTGTCAGGGTCACGGCCGTCCTCCTGGTCCGAGGGACACAAGCAGAGCTCCTGGAGTGATGGACAGTGCAACAACACTGAAGCAGAGACCGAAATG GTGGACGAGGAGTTTGATGACTTCCCATTCAACTTAAGCGACTTTGTGACAGTAGATGAAGTTGGAGATGTGAACGACCTTCCTTCCTCTACTTCCCCCTCGGTTCCCATGGAAACCGccgagggaggggaggatgcTCCTACGTCCGTCCAACAGGAATCTCCAGGG GTCATGCCCACGGCGGTTTCCACGGAAACATGCGTGTCAGATGTCCCAGCACCCCTGGTGACGGGTGATGAACCTGTGACTGTGTCGACAGCTGTGACGTCAGATGTTTTTCAGTCATCAGATTTAATTGCTGCAGCTTCCACGGACGCAGCACTGGGGGACGCTTCGCGAGAGGACGCTTCACAGGGGAACGCTTCGCAGGGGGACACTTCACAGGGGGACGCTTCACAGGGGGACGCTTCGCGAGAGGACGCTTCACAGGGGGACGCTTCACAGGGGGACGCTTCACGAGGTGACGCTTCGCAGGCGGACGCTTCGCAGGCGGACGCTTCGCAGGCGGGCGCTTCGCAGGCGGGCGCTTCGCAGGCGGACGCTTCGCAGGCGGGCGCTTCGCAGGCGGACGCTTCGCAGGCGGGCGCTTCGCAGGCGGGCGCTTCGCAGGCGGGCGCTCCAACCAGCCGAACGCCTGCGCCAACATGTCCACCAAAAGCACCGGAGACCACACCTCTGATAG